One Calonectris borealis chromosome 15, bCalBor7.hap1.2, whole genome shotgun sequence DNA segment encodes these proteins:
- the RNF44 gene encoding LOW QUALITY PROTEIN: RING finger protein 44 (The sequence of the model RefSeq protein was modified relative to this genomic sequence to represent the inferred CDS: inserted 5 bases in 3 codons), which produces MAAERDTPGHVGRXRAPRRPPSPSRQPRAPPGPPSVVTRSGASRRRRRFLKGQAHPAPSGPAAAAPARRXRPRRPAPRKTKRHRKQRRRGGGRPGGGREAGXGGRAGGGRAGGQARARRRRTKSGGRGRGRRSGTGAAAQAIGAGSKVLVSRLAWSLRSRVPIRLPTSPMRPWELAVNRRPPSAPFNQHRFSGGPCSSPDHLRRSPPARRQWGRRDRPLATLLGQDEPQLHPAFPQQPHIPVDESRAYALPSTPPRMLHPAAHPPHQNPFMVDLHDQVHQGPVPLSYTVTTVTTQGFPIHAGQHIPGCSTQQLPACSVMFSGQHYPLCCLPPPLIQACAMQQLPVSYQTFPPIISSDHYILHPPPPPVPPHQPPHMAPLGQFVPLQAQHPRMPLQRIDNDVDLRGEQHPIAGFTYPPSHHAPTLSPSVPLHYLPHDPLHQELPFGVPYPHMMPRRLNTQRYRLQQALPPPPPPPPPPPYYPSFLPYFLSMLPVSPTAVGPTISLDLDVDDVEMENYEALLNLAERLGEAKPRGLTKADIEHLPSYRFNPESHQSEQTLCVVCFSDFEARQLLRVLPCNHEFHAKCVDKWLKANRTCPICRADASEVQREAD; this is translated from the exons ATGGCTGCGGAGCGTGACACGCCTGGTCACGTGGGTCG GcgcgcgccgcgccgccccccctccccctcccgccaGCCGCGCGCGCCCCCGGGGCCTCCGAGTGTTGTGACTCGGTCCGGtgcgtcccgccgccgccgccggttcTTAAAGGGGCAGGCACACCCCGCGCCCTCCGGTccggcggcggctgccccggcccgcc ggcggccccgccgccccgcgccgcggaaAACAAAGAGGCACCGGAAacagcggcggcggggagggggccggcccggcggggggcgggaggcggg gggagggagggccggcggcgggcgggcgggggggcaggcCCGGGCCCGGCGTCGGCGAACAAAgagcggcgggagggggcgggggcgcCGCAGCGGCACCGGAGCGGCGGCCCAGGCCATCGGTGCAG GATCCAAGGTGCTGGTGTCTCGCCTTGCCTGGAGCCTGAGGTCCCGTGTGCCCATTCGCCTCCCGACGTCACCAATGCGACCATGGGAACTGGCAGTGAATAGGCGGCCACCCTCTGCCCCTTTTAACCAGCACCGTTTCTCGGGgggaccctgcagcagccccgACCACCTCCGGCGAAG cccccctgccaggCGTCAGTGGGGACGACGCGACCGACCTCTGGCAACCCTGCTGGGCCAGGATGAGCCCCAGCtgcaccctgccttcccccagcAGCCGCACATCCCTGTAGATGAGTCCCGCGCCTACGCTCTCCCCAGCACGCCGCCACGAATGCTTCACCCGGCCGCTCACCCGCCCCACCAGAACCCATTCATGGTGGATCTGCATGACCAG GTGCACCAGGGACCTGTCCCTCTCTCCTACACGGTTACCACCGTCACGACGCAAGGCTTCCCCATCCACGCCGGCCAGCACATCCCTgggtgcagcacccagcagctcccagcatgctCAGTGATGTTCAGTGGACAGCACTACCCGCTCTGCTGCCTTCCGCCCCCG CTGATCCAGGCATGCGCCATGCAACAGCTCCCCGTCTCCTACCAGACGTTCCCCCCTATCATCTCCAGCGACCATTACATCCTGCACCCACCCCCGCCGCCAGTGCCCCCCCACCAGCCACCCCACATGGCCCCCCTGGGGCAGTTTGTACCTCTCCAAGCCCAGCACCCACGCATG CCTCTGCAGAGGATAGACAATGACGTGGACCTGCGAGGGGAGCAGCACCCCATCGCGGGCTTCACGTACCCCCCTTCCCACCACGCTCCCACGCTGTCCCCCTCTGTGCCGCTGCATTACCTCCCCCATGACCCGCTGCATCAAGAACTGCCATTCGGCGTG CCATACCCCCACATGATGCCCCGGCGGCTGAACACCCAGCGGTACCGGCTGCAGCAGGcgctgccgcccccgccgccccctccgccgccccccccgTACTACCCGAGCTTCCTGCCCTATTTCCT CTCTATGCTTCCCGTGTCGCCGACGGCCGTGGGGCCCACGATCAGCCTAGACCTGGACGTGGATGATGTGGAGATGGAGAATTATGAG GCGCTGCTGAACCTGGCCGAGCGGCTGGGGGAGGCCAAGCCGCGGGGACTCACCAAAGCAGACATTGAGCACCTCCCGTCCTACCGCTTCAACCCTGAGAGCCACCAGTCCGAGCAGACCCT GTGCGTTGTGTGCTTCAGCGACTTCGAGGCCCGGCAGCTTCTCCGTGTCCTGCCCTGCAACCACGAGTTCCACGCCAAGTGTGTCGACAAATGGTTAAAG GCGAACCGCACATGCCCCATCTGCCGGGCCGACGCATCGGAGGTGCAGCGGGAGGCGGACTGA